The stretch of DNA attggTTACATTACCTAATATTGGagttaaaatgaaaaatgtctTCAGTTTCCCTTTATGATATGGCAAGCACCTGTTTCAGCTTCAAAAATAGCTACAAACAAGATTCAGAAGATTTTTGAATCACAGTCGCATTGTAATCCTTGCTATTGTAGAAAATTGTGGTCAAATACTACGACTGATGAGACTACAATATATTACGGATTTTATTTTAGAACCTTGTCTATGAGTGCCTTTGATGGCAGTGAAACTTACAGGATTATACATGGCATAGCGCAAACAAATGCGGAGTGTTGAACCTAATATCTTTCTATCATATATGAACATTATGCCCCTATTCTTGAAACATTAGTTGAAGAAAACTGTTGAGATTCTAATATACTCTCAATACTTTGGTTCTCTGTTTCAATCATGTATCTGCTGCAACAAAGAGCCTTGTGAATGTAGGAATCTTTGGGACCGACTTCTGCTAGAGTTTGGTCTTCAATCCCACAGCTTGTAAACAGCTACTCTTTGGTAATTAAGTTATGCAGTTTTACAAAATCATCCAATGTTAGTTCTTCAGGCCTTGACTGTAAACATCAGAAGAACAGATGGGTCAACAAAATCCTTGAGAAACAAAATGACAGAGCATATGAAATAAAGTGAGCAAGGGCAtaataatgaaaatgaaaataaaaatttaaaagagtaGCATATGGTAATAACTTACAGTACTTAGAAGACCAATGCTTTCTAAAGCTTCTTCGATCTCAAGGGATGTGCATATGTGCTGAAGTGACTTGCGTATCATCTTACGCTTCTCATTGAATGCTGAATGAACCTGGGAGTATATAGAACAGAACtgttattgaaaaaaaagtgAAGGAGGAGTTTATGTGTGACATTATCTTTGTTTGGAGTAACTTGGAAGATTACATTATCAAACAGCAAgtgaaaatttcaataattaatgTACTATGGGATATTTCAGTGCAATGAAACTAAAGATGAAAATCCTCAGAAACTCAATGCATGACAATGTACAACGGAGAAAGGGAAGCTACCATTGCGAAGAAGCTTTTACTCGACGAAACTTGGGGATATTCAGATGGTGGCTTCAGTTTGAATGAGACAACGGCAGCGTCAACCTAGACAAACATGAAAATGAATGAGACTGATTTCTGTTACTACCCAGTACCCACAAAATCAGACTGGCATGTGTGCTTGTTTTAGAATGCGTGTGCTTGTTTTAGATTATTATGATAGCCACTGAGAAAAGCATGCATTCTGAAAGCCACAAGTTTCTTGCTTTCCTGAAACAGAGTTTCAGAGAgtagattttttgtttttaatttaatacaattacacaaatatctcttgatttcaaaataatatttacaacCAAGGTCTCTAGCATATGTTGGATTATCCTTAAAGAATCATGTGGATAGTGAACCTTTTGGCATGGGATATTTTATGGTTTATCTTTTCTCAAGggtatataaaaacaaaataccaaAATCAAGATCATTCAGGCACATATAAATATCATATCACTTACATTAGGTTGAGGGAAAAAATTTGTTCTTGCGACTGTAAATTTGTACTCGGGATCTGCAAAGGAGATTCAGGATTTCAGcataaaataaactatatatgGTGTAATGGGTATCAAAACCTCTAGTTTCATTTTTATGTACAATAACATATTAAGAAACCACATGAAAGCATTAAAATCCTTTATTTTTCACAATGAATTCCTGGAGTTACGGTTTCTTGAAATCATGAATGCCAACACAGGTTAAGCACAGTCTGACAGTTCAATGTTTTCGTTACTGGACTggtttaatgagttttatttgatttatcatAAGAAAACTTGTAAACCTTGATTGTACAAAGATAGGAAATGTTAACCAATATACATAGCATTCAACTATTAGTTTTATGTACCTGAGTAGAAGTTGACAAATATATTGATGGGACGATACTCAGGGGTCCGGAGAGATGGTTCTACCAAGCGCAGGGCAGTTTCCTCCTGCAATGGTTTGATTAGTTTAGTCAATAAATGTTATTGCATTAAGACCATGAACATGAAAAAGGCACCCAATAGTTTGATCTATTTGCTTTTCGGAAGGATGAATGATTGAAGGTGAAAGATTAGCATATCttgttttagaattttttgtAATGAAACAAATTGTTCATTTAGATGCATATATAAATTAGGAggtaataagaaaaaaaaagttctgaaactcaaagTAGACGGTAAATAATGTACACCATTACACTAGCGAGCAATCAATTCTAACCTGAAGTAACAGAACCACTTCTGAGAAAATGTCACCCATTGGAAGGAGTAGTTTGATCACATCTGTACTGATATAGAACGGAATGTTGGCAACCACCTGCAAACAACATATCATTTCAGGATTTAAAATAACTTACCTATAATCTGGCATAATCTTGAAAAGTGAGGAACAGAATCCTCACTTTTGCTTTTCTAGTATCTGAATTTATTTCCTCTGTGCTTCCAACCAATGTTGATATATGAGAACGCACATGACATTTGACGATATCCTCAGTCAAAACCTGCATCAGCATGCATTTTATCAAAAGGTAAacattaatcattaattatacAGAAAATTCAGTCCTAAATTATCGTTATTCTAGTATAAAAAACAAGACGTGACAAAGGCATTGAAGATGAAATACCATCCAGCAATATAATGAGCAGACTGAAGTAataaatgaaccaaaatctaaaGAGCTATGGAGAAATTACAAGGTTTGGCATAAGATCTTTTAAATGAATAAGAAGAATTTGAGGAAAAAGTATGGAACAATAACTGAAGGTAATTCAAGAGGATGCTTCTGCACAGTAGTAAATGCAGTTCCAGACTCTGACTCTAAAAAATAAGGCAAGACAAGGAGTAAATACAGTAGTAAATGCAATGTATGTCAAGAACAGATATAATTTTGGTTTGGTTCACACTTTAAATAACTAGATTTCAATGTTAAGACACAACAACTAACAAAACTACGGTGCATACTCAATTAGTCAATTTTTATCGATAATATGGCGAGTAAATTATATCCCTACTTTGGAGACCTAATTTGCATCTTATCAACAAGAAGACTAAAGGATGCAATATGAAGTTCAAAAACATCATGAGTTGTACCTTAAACTTTCCTGTACTTGAAAATCTTTCACTCACGAGGGCAGCCATGTGTTTATCCTAAATCCCATGAAAGATAGAAAAGCATAATCTTCAGTTAAAGTAAAAGAAAGCAATGAAAAATCATCACTCCAACTTAATGTAAAAAATTTGGAAGATTTACACAACCAACACTGCGAGcaataatatttaacaaaaatagacaGACGAAAAAATGATACAAATAAGTTCATATTTCTGAACATTTGCATTATAAAAGTTAACTGTTCCCACGTAGACAAACTAACTCCAAAGAAACAAACGAGTCATCGGAAGCATGAAAGTGAGTTTCTTAGCATTAAAATTAGTCCTAACTTCTACTAAAGAAAACCTGCAAACCTTTTCAACAGCCAGAACAAATGCGCCAGAATTTATAAGAGTATTGGTCAAGGAACCGGTTCCCGGCCCAATTTCCAGCACCAAATCACCTTCCTCAACACCAGCCACACCAACAAGTTGATCATTTACGTCAGCGTTCAACATATAATTCTGCAGATCATATAACATCCagattaaacaaaattttcataaGCACTTAAGCAAATTCATTTTACACCAAACACCCCCAAATGAAGTCCTCAAACAATTTCCAACAAAATCATCTCCAAACAAtaaaatagaaacatataacATTTTGGAATGCTAAAAGCCTAAAACACAAAATTCATGTGACACCAAAGCACCCCAATGAAGTATGCAAGCAACTtccatataaataattttcaaatattaaaacataagGACAAAGTCAGATTTTCGAGTGCAATAACACAAAATTAAGTTCAACACAAAACACGCCCATCACATGTTCGAGAAAACGCCTCACAAAGCACCCCCAATATTCACTACCaaacaaatagaaaaaataattttagagtgTTACAACACATTGAAAGTCATCTGAAATGTTTTCACCTGGCCGAGAGATTTTCTAGGGGATCTTCCTTTGGAGTTAAGAGCTTTGAGAGTGGCATGGTAATCGTCTTTTTTTGGCGTTGAAGGTTTGCTGCCTCGACTCCCACAAGCTACGTACAATTTTTGCTTGCGTTCGGCGGCGTTAGGATTTTGCGGCGGTTTGTGGCGGTAGTTGAGTGATGCCTTGTGAAATATTGGCGGCAGCGTTTGAAGATAGCAGCAGCATAGGTGAGGAGAAGGAGACATGTTTTTCAATTGTTCGTTATTCCAGTTATTACATTTTCCCTTTGTGTTTTTAGTTTAGCAAATGCtagtcaaatttaaaaaactgaatAATTTTGGTAAATTCTAATCTAGCAATTTAGTAGTAACactttaatcttttttatttattaaaaaatctaGAAGAATGGAGTTTTCAAATCACCCACTAAAGATATCTTCAACCAGAGAATAAAAGTTGAATTCACGATCttgtgagtgtatttttttagttaatactttaatattttaaattaaataaaatatcagttttttttttcgtttcaattttatttgtatttttttttttattgttcaattgaatatttatctttatttttattttaatgtggTCCTTTTCATTGAAATtctattagaaaaatattatattagtataactgttttatgaaatttgttaaaaaaaaaaccttctaTACATAGAGTCattttaggaagaaaaaaaaaggatcaTATGTAActtctataaaattataaaacaagggaccatttcaaaaacaaaattacatgataagagaccattaaactttcaaaaagataaataattatttgaaactaAATCTAAGATAAagaattgaatttaattgaatgtttaaaaGACTAAactataactaaaaaataagattacaagggattaaaaatgtattttagtcaaaaataaaatagacaagCGAGATAAGAGTAGATTGGCCAAGTAAactttaaatagataaatttaatgGTACTtcaaaaataagataatattGAAGTGTACCACTATTTTATGCTAGTGCACAATGACTAAAAGTCACATAGGAGTGTAGGACCATAACGGGAAATAAAATTCTCCCTCAAAAGAGTTTTCATACTAATGCATTCTCATGGTCGaaaatatgaatagaaaatCATTGGTTACACTGGAAGAAACACGAATCATCTCATTATGGTACACACTACTTTTAAGGGTAACAAGTGATGTACTTGTTACATAATCCAAAACATGATGTAGCTGAATATGAAACGAGAATCACTTGTTACACTAGAAGAAACATGAATTATCTCATTGTGGTATCAATGTACTTAAGGGTAAAATGGATAACAAAAAAGGGACTAATTCTTAACTACACATATATACTGAATTGCCCTTGGTCATGAATATAAAAGGGTCTGTTGTCATTGTTTCAACATTCAGTTAACATGATAAGAAATCCAATGCTCAAAGCATATATACACAAGGCATATCCACACTAATCAAACAAAAGGCGACGCCTCACAGATTTCGAAATATTAGAACTTGATGCTTTCCTCTTCACTTTTGAGCCTCCACTGCCTGGGCTATCAACATTCTTGGATGATGACTCTTCTTCATGTATTGGATTATGTTTACTTTTGGTTGTTGGGAAGAACTCAGTTATATTTAGCTGTACACCTCTTGAATTTGGTGATACTGAGGATCTTTCATTTTCTTGAGATATTGAGATTGAATTCTTCTGTCGATTCCCATCCTTCACTTCCTGCAAATTTGAAAATGTCTTTAGACTCAAACTTGCAATGCTGACATTGACGGTGCATACTAATTAAACTAATTCTGGAATACCGAGTAATTAgcttagtttttttaattaatgttgacCTATCTAGATAAGAATATACTAAGGATCTTA from Cicer arietinum cultivar CDC Frontier isolate Library 1 chromosome 3, Cicar.CDCFrontier_v2.0, whole genome shotgun sequence encodes:
- the LOC101490023 gene encoding ribosomal RNA small subunit methyltransferase, chloroplastic — protein: MSPSPHLCCCYLQTLPPIFHKASLNYRHKPPQNPNAAERKQKLYVACGSRGSKPSTPKKDDYHATLKALNSKGRSPRKSLGQNYMLNADVNDQLVGVAGVEEGDLVLEIGPGTGSLTNTLINSGAFVLAVEKDKHMAALVSERFSSTGKFKVLTEDIVKCHVRSHISTLVGSTEEINSDTRKAKVVANIPFYISTDVIKLLLPMGDIFSEVVLLLQEETALRLVEPSLRTPEYRPINIFVNFYSDPEYKFTVARTNFFPQPNVDAAVVSFKLKPPSEYPQVSSSKSFFAMVHSAFNEKRKMIRKSLQHICTSLEIEEALESIGLLSTSRPEELTLDDFVKLHNLITKE